A stretch of DNA from Polyodon spathula isolate WHYD16114869_AA chromosome 4, ASM1765450v1, whole genome shotgun sequence:
CTCTACAACAGCAGTAGTACCGTACCTATACTGTTGCTATGTCCACATTAAGCTGGTTTATATCGATACATCTAACCTTTCAATTACTTTTGTGCAAGTGTGGGCATGCCTCAGACTCACCCATTCTGTTGTCCACATTTTAACTGTACCTGTCCATATTTTAACATTTAGTTCCGAGTGCAGCTGTACCGGTGGCAGCATGCGTTAAACGTACTAAAACATTCTCCTGTAATGTCAGAAAATGTTAAGCTGTCAGGTTTTGGTACAAGTGCtgtcaattgcgatctgatggttGTTTCGCTATTTTCAACCCAGTATATTTAAATAACGTTTCATATGTACCACATTATGTTGTGTTTTGCAGCTGTCAAATAAGTGGTACATTTATATTGAAATCACGTTTATGCAGTCCAGTTTCTGACGAGTGTTTTAATGTAAACAAGTGGTGTCTACATACTTAATACAGGTACAAGTTTATGAAGTGTTTTTTATGACGCTTACCAGAAAGTAACATGACACCAGGTCCAACCTGATGTCTCCACTGACAATGCTGAAATTCTTGTTCATACCTTTATCACATCACATTGTTGTAACTGTACTTCAACCTCCCTTCGCCTACATTAGAGGCAGCAATCAGGatctttaacaattgaacacactataaagcaaagtagtcctaattAACAACTgcatgtgtttggactgacacagaaaaagcaaatcaaagaaagaaaagtaaaagaaaagaatgactgggatgagtgagggggatttctctctggcgtactccatcgctaaattctcgtagttcacatattgtagttcacatttagaggatgccacaattataagtaatttgctttatttatgtatttaagattaattaatttagtttggtatgtagtgatctctatggaaagccacctGGGTCAAAAACACTTTGTGCTgcttagagcgagtcagaatcttaCGGAACAGAAAAAAGGCGTTATTCTGACATGCTTAAACAATGTTGCGTAGTGATTTTTacatagattttatatattatatataatttttgttgcgactttctactatgtggaatgtaataaatgagaaccaaaacggtgagttttttcccccccttcattttacaatgtcAATTCCACGTTAGTTTTAATTtcaagtgtttaaagttaaatttcagttccctttcaattcgaagatggccaccaaaacattgttatattttataatccTGCCTATtagtaggtgtcactgagcttttTCTATCAaagttgccgataggccccctcccctcggtgaccccctcggtcccgcctaccgagggtacataaccgtcacgcaggggagcctctttttgcttctcaagattggtacggtaagacctctgtgttgcattgagccctttttattacttaaaaagcgctgtgttgagcttgctgctagttcccctgagcctgccttgtccccgctgtcgagttagcccaccagcacTGCGGGCCGCCGGTCGGGCCTTGATattttgattgtagctgcgcaTCCCtgtgcttgcgcagaggactagctgcagcacGGCTGCTTACAGCCAGACCAGCCTTATACTCCTCACTGAGGCTTGCCCCTGTTGTTGGCCTTTCACCATGTGTGTAggccttacaatcaaacagacagtgtgctctcccccatctgtactgtaataaatactattattgtatattgtattgtgattTACTGTGTTGTACAAGTCAATCGCCtgccgcggcttcggccctgtccccctgttgtatgctaggcactgctcaggtgtgtgaccacgcggtcagggtaggcactgtgCGTAGCTGGCCCCAGTGTTTGTTAAATACCGCAGTGCGTGAGACTCAGCCCGTGCCAATTAAGTACCACAGTGCGCACGGTGCTTATTGACTTGCAGTACCGATACAGGCAAGTGCGCCGGTGtggcacggtactcggtgcacgcaGTGCGCACGGTGCCCAGCGCTGCACAGTACTCTGTAGATGTACACGCCCTACAAGGCTGCTTGTGACATCTGCGGTACTTTTCAGCCACAAGTGCTCGCCAGTTGCCTGGAGAGAGTGCTTAGGCCCTGAGCACGCTTCCACAGCCCTACAAGGCTCTTGCGACATCTGCGCTGCTTTTCAGCCTCAAGTGCTCGCCAGTTGCCTGGAGAGAGTCGCATGGGGGCGTTCTTCGTCCCCTGCTACGGGCCCCTCCCAGCCACGCCTCCCAACACAGTCACAGAGCCCGTCCGGGGGGATCCCTTCTGTGCAGGCGTCTGTGTCCACCCCAGCCACTCCCTGTCACCTACGGCTAGATGGGTGAAGTAGTCCCAGCAGGCGTGGGATATTATGGACAGGAAAGCTCAGATCAGCCGAATAATGGAGCTTTTAGAGAGGCAACATGCCCCACCGGCGCCGGCCTTAGGCCCCCGTGTGGCGCCCACCTCACCCCCAGTGCCGACCAGAGTCGCTGTACAGCCCCTGACCTCCCCGTGGGAGAGCAGGTCGACCGGGCGCTTTGCTCTGACAAGGACGCGCTCTCTATCGCCGCCACGTGGGAGGAGCTAGCTTTTTCAGCAGAGATGGAGTTCGAGGCGGAACCTGAGTTCCTTGCTGGTTGCATACATGGATGGTATTTTGCGTGACGCCCCGCTTCCAGAGCCGATGGCCACGGAGTTGCGATTAGTATCGCACACattgctccagatctctggcctGCATGGGCAGGCCCTGGGCCGAAGCCTGGCAGGCCTAGTGGTTgcacgcagacagctgtggctgtcgcaggcgTGGGTGCCTGATGCCAATAAGGCTGCGCTTTTGGACGCACCTATATCGCCAGGCCATAcctttggtccagcagtggaAGAGATCCTCCGGCGTGGGATAGGTCGAGCCGCTGGCACACAACCCCAAGGCACACAGTCACCAGGATGGCGCCAGTTCCCACAGCCCGCTAGGTGACCTTAGACATcacctacaggcctcatctcaggcgagGGACAAGACTCTCCCGCAACATGGAGGGCGCAGCTGTGGCCAGTCCATGCAGCAGCGCCCTAGAAGGCAGTTCCAGGGCACTCACCCTAGGGAactgcctcagccagccccgccccagcagggcccctgaggGTTTGCGTCCTCAGAACCAGTTTATGGCACatcagctgcactactggcgcgcttgcacctccgATGCGTGGGAGCTCGCAACCATACAATATGGTTACGCGCTAAAGTTTCGCTTGGGACCCCTTTCTTTTCTCGGCGTCAGGACTACGTATGGTGATCtgcctgaaagggaccgctggtcagccttaagGCTGTTGGACGTGGCTGTTGGTaaactgcagaatgctagggctcattccactaggtcgctgtatgcctataagtggaaatatttccaagattggtgccgtactaacggtcatgatccaatctcttgtCCCTTGCctgttatcttgcagtttctgcaagatctgcttgaggctggtagatcaccttccacactgacgGTAtccctagcggctatttctgcttgccatgcccccgttgactcagtgtccccaggTGCGCATTTCCTGGCTACCTGGTTTCTCCAAGGCGCTGCAGGTATAACatctgcatgcgtatttggggtgatggtagcagagtgtcactgtgtacaaaccctgcttttctccccaaggtggttacagccgtCTACCGTTTGCTTttgaggaggataggaagttgaacttTCTGTGCCCGGTTCGGGCATCGAGAAGTTATGCGGAGAGGACAAGAGCGCTGTGTCAGCCTGACCACCTGTTCGTCTGCCATGGGACATGGACCCTGGAACAgccctttcgaagcagcgactatcgcattggattgcggacacagtctcggcTGCATATGATGGTGCCgacttacccccacctgggcaggTAACAGCACATTCTACGAGAGCTGtagctacgtcatgggccctcttcagaggtgcctccatggctgagatctgtgatgtggctagctgggctaccctgcatactttTGCCAGGTTTTATCTCCTGAATATGATAGATCCCTCATTATACTGTATGGGCACTAGGGtgcttgaggttgcacgctcgcacagctgaccttggtcaggcagggctaaggcgTCCTTCATAGCTGCCATTCTTCTCTCCCTTGCGACAGCTCTGGTACTTgttttcccataacgatgttttggtggccatcttcgaattgaaagggaacgttagtttacctactgtaaacctggttccctgaaaagaagaTGGTCACCAACCGCAAGGTCGCGCCGGTCGTCATCACGGTTTCATCGCAAAAAGAGAGTGAGTCTTTcctgcgtgacggttatgtactctcggtaggcgggactgagggggtcaccgaggggagagggcctatcggcagctttaatagaaagagctcagtgacacctaccaataggcaggcgtatatcccataatgatgttttggtggccatcttcctTTCAGGGAACCtgtttgttcagctacaaaaaagcACATGTAAACCTATTATATTCATAAGTAATTTTATTACTTTACggggttggctgatttaaatcaagtcaatttaaatcccttgatttaaaaaaaaatctaacaaaaaatagattgaaatcattttttcatttataacctattttatagtttttcaaggaaaagacatgatgtaaaaaccttttattaacacaaacttCTTcaactcttactgtctataaactaaaaccCTTAGGGCTGTGTTCTGGCACTGAAATGgtactgaaatggtattctgaagacatgtctagCCCCGTTATAGAGCGCCTACCCCATCAATAACATATTCGCCAAAGCGATTCTGATAACAGTGCTGGGGTCCAAATAAACAATtaagcactgtgttaagacccgctgaaaccaggtttatttagtggcgtATGCATGCATGTGCATactctggtttgtttactttttactgtctaaaacttttaaatagaggctcaagagctgctgtgttgatcctgtgttttttttattttttttatatatatttatcttaCATATCAcacagctctttttcatttgacatttttgAAACTGTCGTGCAGCTTCTGGttaggtggtaaataagtgcaaggtgtttttgtcatttctaccaaATACAAACATCTGTTTTTGTATCAGaatgcatgtcaaaaaatatttgtttaaatatttgttgcagcACTAAAGTGAATTATACATTatgttttgcaaacttaaactaaAAACAGATAACCAATTTATCTTttaatagtaaaagaaaaaaaatattaatgacgAACAGCACAAAATAAGaagtcacaaataaaaaaaattacaacacccaatttattgcatatgataaatatttgcatactattagCTAAATTTTGGAAAAATATTATAACTTACATTAAAAActatgtaaaagactggaaaagtatgataaattaaatttaaaaccatGTAAAAGGCCTAAAACAGTGTAAGCTACCGGATTTTGAATGGGCGTTTCTCTGCTTTCTTGCAGAAAAACTCAAAAACAAGCAAGTGCAGTGCTCTGCATGTCActtaatgcatacaaaaaaataacactacactgcTACTAAACTTGCTCTTGTCTGGGTTTCGTATTGATACAGTTGTTCTGATGTCAACTCAAGTGTGAACAGACGTTGCGATACTGTTCTGCAATAATACAGGCATAAAAATGTACGTGTGAACAGGGCTTTAATTAAACTACAATGTATTTAtacttcagttttttgttttgttttttttaatggttttgtgGCTTGGTCTATTTTGTATTCCACTTGTGTGTGCTGTAGTGAAGAAATAGTGCATGGTTTACTGCCATGCATACACATGCCACTATCTACAAAGTAGTGGTGTAATATTGTATGACCCCCTTACTATTTACACACTGATGTTAACAACAGGCCCATAATATTCATGACTTATATTAATCTAATATAATACTACCCCTAGCCCCAACCCCAACCTTTATTTCTTGCAAGTTGTTTATGGGAAACCCTGACTTTAGTTATTTTCTtgacatgcacaatccatgtaATGTATGGAAATGTACTATAATACATTTAgaggagttctgaaacccagaatTAGATGCAGGAccagtgtgagtttctaaccttAGACTTAATTATAATGATGAAGATTAAGTTGTTAAGTTCTCTTGCTTCTTCAAAGCAGGTGCGGGTTGTTGACGAATGGAGAATTACCGCAAGACTCGTACGGTGGAGCTGCCCTGCCCCCCTCCCTTCACAGGGCTTCCCCCCGAAACTCCCGAGGTGAAGGTGAAGGACGGCAGCAAGATCCGCAACCTGATGGGCTTTGCTATCGGGCGCATGGAGAGCGATACGGCACGGCACATCCTATTCAGCGGCACCGGCAaggctgtggccaagaccatctcCTGCGTGGAGATCATGAAGCGACGCGTCAAGGGGCTGCACCAGCTCACCCGGCTGCTCTACCGACACATAGAAGAGCACTGGGAACCACTTGTACCCGAGGCTGGCCTCGACACCCTCACCGTCAAGAGGAATGTGCCCGCCATCTGGGTGCTGCTCTCCAAGGACCCCCTGGACACAGCTGAGCCAGGCTACCAGGCGCCAGGCTGCTTCGATAAGCTCTGGGCACAGGCTGTCGATGGGGAAGCGGGCCAGCAGGGGCAGAGGAGAAAAAGACAGGGAGGTGGGACAGGTGGGGGAGGAGGCAGAGGGAAAGGGGGTAAATCCTCCACACCCAACAGGGGCAGCCAAAGAAATGCTCTCAAGAGTCCCCAGAGTGGAGGGGCCCCACAGGAATAGTGGTCCCTCTCTTACCAGTCGGGGAAATCTGTTGAACGAAGGGGTTATGCTTTGCCATGCACAGGATTTAGGACAGTGGTTTGTTAAAGGATTTGAGTTCTGCTAAAGTGGGTTCCCTGCAGCTATAGTGTAATCCAGTCCTTTTTTGACTGGCAGCAGGTAGCTTAGACCAGGAATGTTCTTCAGGTTGTATGGGACGTGCACGTGGAGTGTGTGTATCTGTTATCCTCCAACACTAGCAATCCTACATTTCTTTGGTAAGGAGTTTTGGGAATGACCCAGTAAAACCATAATATCAAAAGCATTGAGACTGCACTGACTATTTTGCCTCACTTGTGGCCGGAGTAAATTGAGGCATTCCGTAGATCAGAACAGATCAGGAACCAGAGTTACAGTTCGGTCTTTGGCTGATCAGTGTAAATGTGATTGGACTGCACTTAACTATctcatgtatgtatttttctaCAGTGTTGCTTTGTTTGTCTTGTTGCCATTTTATTATTAGCTGTATAGGAAATTTCAGAACAGGGAGACCTAAAACTATTCATGTCATTTTACAGTAAGCGAAAACACCCTACATAAGAGTTACTGGAAGGTTTATTTGTTATTGGTCAAGGTGTggctttgctttattttttattattgtattttatttttttgtagcacTTTGggcttcttttttctttccttccttttttctcCTTGAGATCTACAGgatgcatttttaaactaatcaGATTTATTAACATGCAGTTTGTAATGTATATTACACTATTTGAATAACTTTATACACACTGTTATCATACTCGGGTGAGCTGTTCTGAAGGTATTTCATTAGctcaaaaataaatcataaattcagcCAGAAATAAATCACTATAGATTAAACTGAATTAGATTATGACACACTAAAGAGTTTATGTAAAGATTGTCCACACCAAGTTAAAGCACGATAGGAAGGCGTGCTCTCCAAGGTTAAAGCTAAAAATGTAAGTGAGTCTGCAGTCAATGTGGGTTGACCACAAGGAATAGAAACAGAAATATCCCACTCCTGAACCAAACAACCTAATTTGAACTCACAAAGTGGTCTCACAAAGGCAGTAGCTTTCACTGAAACTTTGTTTTCCTGTCCCTGCACTCTGTTTAATCAACAGGTGAATTTTCTTTGacatcattgtttattttttttatttttaaggcgAACACTGGTTGCAATTGGattgctgtattttattcaaCTGCAGGGTGTGTGCGTGTTAattacataataaacaaaaaataccataaacaaattaaaagtgtTATCTTTTTTACAGTGTGTAAATATTAACAGGAAAGTAGCTTGTTTCTTAGAAAAAGTAAATTGAATTAATTTCTCTACACAATAGGAGTAAAACAACTTGTGTGTGCTTGTAAATTATTAACCTCTATGGCAGGGGTTGGAAGCCAGCATCCTACAAGGGTTCTCATGGTGGCCCGGGAgcaatgtttattgttttatatatcaaATGAACTTTTTCCCAGTTGACACAGTTGCTGTTCAGTTAAATACTGAACCAGTATAAAACAGTGGGATATACAACATAGTAATGGTGCTTTCTTCACTGTGTTAACAATTCTAAATGCACTGCTCTTACACTCATTACGGTACACTTGAATGCACCGCACAGTCAGCTTATCCCTCccaggaaagaaaaagaaagcagaaaacaaactggtaatCACTCTGactttattttatgtacatttatAATCATGACACAGTAAAATCAGAACTCACTGATGCTACAGATGTTATTTCCTATGtgtgtgcattttcttttctttttcgtAAATCCCCGATCCCCAGTCCCTGATACCTGGTTCTAACTTCCATGCAGTTTAAAGTAAAGATACAGTTCTTATTTTAGAGAGATCAAAAGTCTGAAGCAGTTGTGAACATATACATTACATAAAACACATGAGATAATGTTATATTAGAATGGTTCCCCTAAATGCTTGATAGTACTTGTTTAACATAATAGACTgcttgaatattttaaaaaagtctgtTTGTTCAGAAGTTACATACTTCTAAAAAACTGCTAGATAATGAGAAACACTTTAGGAACAACTTAATCAAATATCaccttgtggcaggaaatggtgttgcggtCACTCAGATCACGAACACAtaaataaactacacacacaggtcaggctgggcagattgatGTCACCGatcttgtattttaaatatcaatatcTTACTCTCGCTCTCGCCTCTGTACAGACACCCGGAatgaagagagctgcaggtatttatacaggtggccatctcccgaattaagtgattcatttgtgctaatcgggagatggccaccttctgcacaagttctTAATGTGGATGGGGTTTCCCATccacattgcaaaacaaaacgcacggcgatttgccgtcatctataaatatacacaaatacaataaacaaatgcaaaataacacaggCAGAGAGGAAGACCCtgctctaaaaataaacaaacaatacgattaaacagcagggctttcctaccgccctgctacatatccccctccttgtacgaagcacacatggccccaatggccacctcccccctcagtctcaatgtcccggaagaggggtctggggtaatccatgggggtggccatggtgggaggctcaccccatgtcttcctggctggtagccccctcttccggggctccaaccgaactgtagcagggggaactggtctcctgacctccccccgccccgaaagtgcggctgggggagccccaggcgatgcgaggctggcatccttggacggtgcgaggcagggcagcaacggaccctcgggaggcgacggcaggaggagagccaggcctagctgtggtgggTTTgaccctcttcgcagccactgtggcCAGGTGTTTTATCctcatgctcccctcagcaacttatgcaggggctgctgaagtcaggcagcatcctgccctggtccctccaatgctgaagggagaagcagctcctgcttctctccctgtagcggggttggagacagaggcagctcctgcagctctgctcctggtggCGGTGGAGACAGGGCTCCTCCTCTTCTGGCAGCGACCTcggccggggctcctccccttctggcagtgaTGGCGGCCGGAGGTCCTCCCCTACTGGCTGcattggggaaaccagcaggcatactccctccggtggtggaggtgggagcgacaagcagtcctcccacagaggtggaggtggaaccagcaggcattctccctctgctggtggaggtggtagttgcacacagtcctcccatggaggtgCAGGTGGACCCAgaaggcattctccctctgctggtgggtacctgggctgtggatgcactgactcccctctcttgggctgtggacgcaccgactcccccctcttgggctgtggacgcaccgactcccccctcttgggctgtgaacattcgggctcctccctcttgggttgAAGTGGGGGTGGGCacagcaggcattcctctggtgggagggggcagtttgctgggaaatgcccccactccccacagttGCAGCAGCAATACTGCACTCCCATGCTGAGGAGGAAGGCTTCCCAGCCAATCTCCTCCTGTGGCTGTAGCCCTGgttccacctcctcttcctgaTGTGGAGAGTAGTAGCAGTCAGGCGACACGTGGCTGACATTGCCAACTTTAAAACACCACTCCTGCCCCCTCAAGCAAGTCAGGCAGACTTGCTgcggctgttgctgctgcttcctcgaGCTCCTTCTTTTTCCTCCCATCCTCCTCTTCtcccctccaaaaaaaataattataacaattaattaaaaacaaaaacgaaactgcagtacccttctgcagtacctcttctggcctgagtccaggaggcgctggtgatcccacgctgcacaccacgtgtggcaggaaatggtgttgcggtcactcagaccagaaggaggaacaacagatgggtacggtgcagtggtgcgtgcactgttttatttaaagaaaacaaaaataaacactgctcacagagtacaaaaataaaaggtttaaacaaaaacaaatcacgatcacaaaaataaactacacacacaggtcaggctgggcagattgctgtcactgatcctgtattttaaatatcaatatcTCGCTCTCACTCTTGCCTCCGTACAGCCACCCAGAatgaagagagctgcaggtatttatacagatgaccatctcacAATTAGCAACAaatcccatccacgctgcaaaacagtacaaaacaaaatgcacggcggtttgccgtcatctataaatatacacaaatacacacaataaacaaatacaaaataacactggggcggagggggagaccccgttctaaaaataaacgaaaaatacaattaaacagcagggctttcctaccgccctgctacacaccTACAAATTTAGACAACACATTTTATCACTGATGTTTAAACACTATAATCAAATGAATTCGATAAATCGTATAGTGGTGAGTCTTTTTTGAAGAAATAAAGTAgtgttttgaaaaagtaaaaataacaaaataaacaaaatattcataCAGACACTGTGCGAAACATGGAGGTGATTCTGTATCACAGAGCCAGGAGAGGAGCGCAAATGAGGGAAAGGAGAAGAGTCGGAGAGAATATGTAAGACCAGGCAGACATTAATAGGGCTGTGTGAGGACGAGATAATAACTAGGTACAGATTGAGCATGAAGGTCATATATGAGGAGATCCACTGACAGACAGGAGTCATGCCATGCCAGGTCTAGTGAAATTACTGTGCACACTACATTATTTTGCATCAGGGTTGTTACAGACAAGTGCCTCAGCAATTGATGGAATATCGCAACCTACGCTTTCCCGTTGTTTACAGCAGGTACTGAATGCCATAAATACAATTAAACGTTAACAAAAGAGGTTCCCtgaacaccttttgaaatgtaaaatgtttaaattgataGAGCTAGTGATGTGCTTTGATAATATTTGATTCATATAAATTCATAAACCAGGGGGATATGAAGTTGACCCAACAAatatttgcagagttaaacatacaAAATTACTGGACGGTGTGAGTGTTCGAGACAAGACATTCCTTGCCCGCCTCCCCCCATCCTACGGAGACCCATTGAAGACCGAACTGGTGGCAATAGTGTACAGGTGCTTGGATTACCTGTAGTCATCAGCGGCACCGGGCTGCCGTTGGAGGATCATGTCAACACCATGCTGGTGACTGGCAGTGAGCGTAGAGACACTCAACACCAGCTGCAGATTGCTGTCTGCCACCTCTTCTAGTGCTGGAGCCATGTGATTCAATGCGACACTCTGGCTGTGCATTGCCTTGGTGTGTTCAGACAAGTCAGGAAGGGTGGACTAAAGCAACTCATACTGCCTTCTCTGAAGAACATATATGGCTTTGTCGTGCTCTGCTGCACTGTGCATCTGGATCCACCCTCAGTTCCTGGACCAGGATAGTGTGGTTATCCCGAGGCTGCTCCCTGATGCCATTCCCATCACTGGCACACACCTCCACCTCCTAGATCCAGGGGGCTTTGGCATCCATTTATACGCTAACATcattcagaaaaacaaaccaagacAGGTGTGTTACTATGGTTACAGTATTTGTGTTCAGCATATACACAAAAATAGCAAAAAGGCAGATTCGCTGAGATTCTTTAAGACcaatttgacaaagttctgagttCAATCAATTACTTGAAACTGGGCTTTGATGAGCCAACTGGCctcctctaatatatatatatatatatatatatatatatatatatatatatatatatatatacacacacacacacacacacacacagtggctctcaaaagtattcaccccccttggacttttcaacattttattgtgttataata
This window harbors:
- the LOC121314657 gene encoding ribonuclease P protein subunit p25-like protein, giving the protein MENYRKTRTVELPCPPPFTGLPPETPEVKVKDGSKIRNLMGFAIGRMESDTARHILFSGTGKAVAKTISCVEIMKRRVKGLHQLTRLLYRHIEEHWEPLVPEAGLDTLTVKRNVPAIWVLLSKDPLDTAEPGYQAPGCFDKLWAQAVDGEAGQQGQRRKRQGGGTGGGGGRGKGGKSSTPNRGSQRNALKSPQSGGAPQE